In the Primulina tabacum isolate GXHZ01 chromosome 7, ASM2559414v2, whole genome shotgun sequence genome, TCGTTTCTATTAATGAATCAGGAACAATTACGAGTAAACAAGGTAGTTACCGGAAGAATCAAACGCCGATACAACAAATCCGGAATAAAATCGAGCAACATTGTAAATATGGTATCAAAAATCACAAGTAGTACAAGAATCAAAAGGCAACGATTTCTCGTGAAAGGAAGAAAAGGGGGGCAGGAATCTGATACGCTGGATGGTGGGGGCTGGGATGGAAATGGTCAAGCTTTTTTATGCGAGACAAACGTATTTCAGACTGTGACTAAATACACGCAGTGACGGTGTATACGTGCAGGCTGGTGTACCCGACTTCAACATCTATACTATCTATACTTCTATAGCtatctatactattttattaaatttgagatactTACAGTGTGTTTGACAATCAGGATTTGGGAGTATTTCATGTGTAAATTTCAAAATCCTATTTTTACTGTTTGACAAAGTGATTCAAAAAAAGAATTCGGATTTGTTTAGAATTTTATGGGATTTCGGTATATCTAAATCCCATCAAATTTGATAGATTTGGTGGGATTTGGATTTTAAAAACATACAATTATTTTTTATCCAACACATCATTCTCATCAACACATCATTCTCATCAGTCAACTTTCTCCATAAAAAATTTCTACATGATTAgacttttttttcctttaacTTTTTTTAGAAGTTGAAAGATttcgtttaaattttataagttTCGTGTGTTATTTACTGactaatataataaaaattataatatttaccAAAGCTTCTTTTTacgtttaataattaatttcatgTTAAAATTTGAAGttgtttgatgatttttttaattattattttatgtgcactatgattaataaataataattaatttttgaatttacaaACACAAATAATAGAGAAGAATTATTAATTTCTAAATTTCTTTGggttatttatatttatataatttctaAGGTATcttagtaaaattttaaaattccaaaTTCGAATCTTTTTTTCTCCAAACAAGAAATTGATTTGTaaatacaatttttaaattttaaatcaaacaccaaatgaatttcaaatacttGAATTTCCAAATCCAATTCAAATCCCATGAAATCCTCCCAAATCCTAGTTGTCAAACACAATGTTtgagtaactaactttggtgtcatgaTCTGTTTcgataattttatatattaataaaatgttaaaattttaatataagttatatgtagttcaaTGGATAGAGTCACTGTTTCTCGGAGTTTAGATTATAGGTTCAATTTTCATTGAGATCATTTtgttattcttttattttttatttatatatcaaaattacagtgtagtctatcactattttatataattatattttgatcttcatttaaattaaaatcaaataaattataaaaaaatattatataagcaCGTAACACGTCCATCGGTGCACTAGTTTAAATGAATTCTTATGGTGTAGGAGAGATttcaaattatacatttaatttaatttcataaagTAGTAGTTATGTGAATTCTTCTTCTTAAAAAAACTAACATTCGATTATTTAAAAATTGGCAAAGTATTATTGATAATAGCGTCGACACACACACGTAgtataacataatatatgaaTATTATGTATGAAATGAGcgtaatatatttatattttaaaaatatttttgataaaaatgatgtttaatattaaagaaaaataccatcATAGTTTATATTGTTATCAAAAATTGTTTTACATTAATgaatcaaaaaaatattttcattaatgaaaaacGTTCATTTATGTAATTACCTAAATACATTGCATAAAAACTGATATGATACGAGTGAATTGGGTGAGTTGGGTCAGGACAATCCACCGAATCGAATAGGAAATTTGTTAAGGGAAAATGAGCCATAAAATATATCTTGAGACGAAAATATATATGTAAGTTATGGCTGCAACCGTGTCTTGCAAACAAGaagatgaactcgtgaatgagCGCCGGAAGGATGTCCGACGTAGTCACTCCGATGGTTAAGTCAGCAGGTGGAGATAAAAACGGCTTGTCTATGTGTAAATATACGTGAATGTGTGAATCTGCCCAAGATCCTTGAATATAAATCGTATTTGTTATTTATAGGAAGGAAATCCACgattaccttgttttcagtgtctACTAACTAATTAGGGCAAGATGGTTGCCAATACCATACTTTCTGACAAGTCAAACCCCTGCGATTCTGACAGTAATGATTGTTAAACATAAGTTATCTCATACTAGTGTACTCGAGTAGAGTGCTACTTTCGAGGTAGCCGGGTAGAAAGTCTCCCGAGAGCTTGTATGAAAGCCCGAGGTGAAGATGTCTCGGACATTCACCTGCCCGACTACTTATAAGCTCCTGCTGCAAACTCACCACGATTCGGACGACTCATTTAATgttttaggtcatccatgacccgagCTCTTCTGGGGGTAACAAAAAGTATTTTAAACGAGATCAAAATTATATTATGATCTCAAATGGTATGTTCTCACTTCGGTCACTATTAAGAGACCATATTATAAATCTCGGTTTTGGGCTGTCCCAGCGTGGATGTGTGCAGGTGTAGCATGCACGTCGCTTGGGTAATGGCTCCAACAAGACCCCGAGTCTTGTTGTGTATATGTGGTGTATACTATCCCTTTCATTTTAGTAGTCAAAATCCCGAGTCTTCTTATTTGAAATAGCCTCGATTGTTCGAAAAGTAAATTGTCGTATAGCATGTGTCTACGTGATATTTACCAAGatgaatttcagtttttatatAACTTGGTTAAGTCATGATTAATTACGAGTTTTGAGTTTCGTCTTTCGAGTTGGGCGTCTCTACCAACTTGACTGATTAcagattttgattttattttatgcatagaTTGTCAAGTTTTATAAATAGTTCGATgatattatttgttgggatgaCGACTTTGAGAAATTCATTTTATGAACTATGGAGatgttattttcaaaaatagatctgcataattttctgaaaattatgagCGTTACATTGTTTAAgacaaaatttaatatctaTAGTCTCATATTAgcgattaattttttattagatATGATCCGGTTCCAATACAAAATAGTGTTTTTTTGTCATGCACCAACACATACACGCACGGTTGAATCAATTTTATTTACATGAACTTATACATAAATAACTATGCGTCGTGGGttgtttattaaattaaattaaaaattaaagtgATTAGTTAAAGTTTTGACTATTGGTCTTTAATATATCTGATAGGTTgttgatatttaatatatagaGACATAAATGTAATTTCTATTTTTATAATGaactaaaatataaatatcataAGAAATGATAGACGTCGTCTATATATGAGTTATAATCCTTGGATCGAATGTTATCACATTCTCTGTTCTCTATCCTCATTACGTGgaaaattatttatcatttaACATAATGGATTATATAATTTTTCCCCAACATGCACATACACACACATGTATACACTCTCAAAAGCGAGCAAATGTAATGAATATAGGCACTAACTCGGCATACCATTTCAGTTAGTTAATCCATCAAACAATTCTTCATTATACATCAATTACAATGCCCCGTAGTTAATGACAATGCATTAACTTGTAAGTTGTATGGTTGCCACCCAGGGCCGTACCCAATAATTTATGGGCCGGAGCCAAATCTTCAAAAAATTTAGCTctctaaaaaaatgaaatatgaaaaaatattcaaaaaattaGTCTctctaaaaaaaatgaaatatgattaatattttataatgtGATAACTTTAAATAACAGACAGAATACAATATAGACTAAACCATCACATAAGAGGTAGAAATATATATGCAATTGAATcaaaaaaacataacaaaaatgctttaaataatCACTTAAATATCACACTTcgttcggttttgacagcaaaAATATTAACTGAATTTTCATAGTCAAGTTGTTCAACTATTTTTTCTCGATCGATAGCATATCCAATCAGTTCGATATTTTTCTGTGACACTGTTGATCGAAGTTAAGTTTTGATCAACTTCAAGTTGGAAAAacttatttatttcatatgcaactgtagttgttattttatttacttttcTTCCACAAAATCTTTTTCATGTTAATGAGTTAATTATGGTCTCAATAAATGGTGATTTGTAAATATcaactatttttaaaagaaaattcgTCGCACTCCCCAGCATTATTCTACAAATGTACAATTCAATCCAATTTAAATaaactatatattattattattaaaatattttgcactaaaagtataaacaacaacaaaaatagcAACATAAAAATCTAAACAagcataaaaaatttaaagaggGGTAGATGGCATACATGTAGGTAAGAGATGGAGGGAAAAATTAATTGCAGACGATGGTGTGAAAGGTGAGAAGAAGAGTtcttaattaagaaatttataattttgaaattgatttaataatataaaaacctattattttatatgtatatacCAGCCCagattttttgtttatattcTCAACtgagattaaattaaaagtccatttattttatatatataacgaGCCACaatttgcataaaaatatatcacaatATTTGAGCCACCATAAAATAAAAACTTATACACACCCTAATAAAATCTTGGAGCTCCCTAGACTGCTCGGCCTGAGGTAGAGGCCTAACTAACCTCGTCTCAAAAGGAACTTAAACTCGAGCGATAATTCGAACTATTTTATACTAAATACAAGGAGTGCAATTCAAATTCCTAAAGATCGATATAAACTTGTCTAATATGCATCTAATCGTGTCGAACGATAAACGCGACAGAGATAACTTAGTGGATTCTCGTTCAGAATCATTTCAGATAATGGTTATAATATGATGGTAGACAAATATCAATGTGAGAGAGCTTGGCTGAATCGTATTTTTAGCAATGGAATAAATTTTTGACAGATTCACGCTAATAATGTGTATAAGATTTAATTTTAGTCCATTTGAAACGTAGTAGTTAAATGGAAGAAATCTCTAGAAACAAGCATACATAATATCTTAGATTAAAGATACATCGACCAAAGGGCGAGTCAAGTCGCAGGACCTAATTAGTTGTGCCCGTGGGACAATTTGCGAGGTAGGTAGGTAGTTCAAGACATTAATTAAACaattgaaggaaaatttaaaGTGGTGGAGCCAAAACGATAATGCAAAAACATCACTGCCCATttctatatatttaataatgtaaacttatattattattattattattaataataataaaaaaatataaattttcaaattcattttTCGACAATATCTCGGTGAAGTTTGCTTCCAAACAAGTCACATCTTTCATTTAATGATTTGATGCATCTATATTCTATGCAATAGCTTTGAAACAACAAATGCTCTTATATTCTTGTAAATATAAACAATTCCCCATCATTATTGGTCCAAAATTACTCAATAAATACAGATCAACATCAACCTCACACACCCACAAAAAATCCTTTCTAATGAAAAATACGTCTCGTTTTCTCTATTCCTCGCTCACAAAATTCCAAAGGGGTTTGTCCCATTGTGGggtttgatatttaatttaaatatattcttGAAAATATACATTGAATTATGACAAACTCATATCATAAGGAATTTTTAGGTAggaaaaaatctgaaaattgcATATattgggtacaataattgtctCAATCGAAATGTGATGCTTGACTTGCTATAACAATTTAAAAGTTTTCAGTTGCACCGTTATCACTAACTATAATTATTAGTAAAGAGTAGGTaacttgtaagacggtctcaagaatatttatctgtgagacgagtcaaacctaccgatatttacaataaaaaataatactcttagcataaaaataatactttttcatggatgatccaaataagagatctgtctcacaaaacacgactcgtgagatcgtctcacacaagtttttgtcattattAAAAAGACAAAGCGTCCGAAAAGACTCTGTATCAATTTTCTTGAacttatacgatgatatgattacGGGGAAATGATTATTGATATGTAGTCCAAATTGAATATTAATTCTAATATCCcaaatagaattttttttacccTTAATTACAATTTCCTAAAATAGAAATttatcaataatataatatttttagaattaaaaaaataaataaaaatcgaGAGAGAGATTTCAACATGAAGAGTGAGGACAAAGAACAAGTAGCAAATTAGATCAAAGGGCAGCAGAAAATGAAACCACACAAATTGGAATCCAAAATCTCAGAAAAACACACGTAGACTTGTCGCCTACCATACAAAAAGTTACACTTTCCATTGACGTGTAACCAGACATTCCCATTCGTTCCCATAAGCAATCTCCTTGAATTCCCACGAACTTGATAAATTTCTCTCATTCGGATTCGTGAGCACGGCTTGAAATCTCAAATCTGTTCGATCCCATGCATAAAGGTAAACAATCCGCTAGCATGCCTCTTCAGATCTCAAATGATTCACgcaaaaaaatggaaaaaaatccTGGATCCAATCGAGCAACGACAGATCCACAGGATTTCAAACTAGAGAAGTCGATTTCGTCGAAGAAGATCAAGTCAGATGAAGAGGTGGTAATaactcaccaatttcatccacAGGTATTGACGTTGCCGTCTTCACCATCAAGCGCTAGATTTTCCAAGGACAAGGAGGAAGCGCCAAAAATCACGAGTATCATTGCACCAGATTACAGCGAAGAAACCACAGATCACGAGGGTTGCAGCGGGCGCGAGAGGCTGAAGAGGCACCGGGTTGAGGTAGCGGGTCGGGTTTGGATACCGGATATGTGGGGGCAGGAGGATTTGCTCAAGGATTGGACCGATTGCACGGCGTTTGATTCTAGTCTGGTTAACAGTAGCATCATGTCAGCAAGAGCAgctttgattgaagaagccaggAGAGCTACTTCTACCCGATTCAGAATAGAGAATAGTTGTTGATTGTGAGTTCGTCCATTTTTTTCGGGTTGAAGAAATAAAATCTTCTTTTATACTGTTGAAGATAATTATTAATCAAATTCTTGATGAATGCATGCTACTCATTTTCTTATATACTTTTCACTTTCTCTGGCCTGTGATATTTCTTGTTGTGTGATGTGCAAATACAAAACAAACAAAGCAAAAAGATGCATTCTTTGAAGatgggttttttttttgtttttattttttgtttttacgatattattcagtacaattttcaagttaagttttttttttttttttttttttccttcgaCAAATCCATATGATAATATAACATGAACAAGTCAATCTTCATCATTCTTTAGATTATCATGAAACCTGATAAAAAAGATTGCATCTTGACAACATGGCAGTCAATTCCATGTAGTCAGATTCGCGCACAATTAAGAGTTTAACACACCATTAAACTTCTGATATTGCTCAGTTTTTGGAACCAACTTCCCATGTTTTGTCTAACCTTTTTCTTGTTTTAAAAAAGATTATCGAAATCCATTACTTCACTCACCGATAGCCGAATGTCCAATTTCCCGAGGTCCCCTAAACAATCTAATTAAGTAGTTTTTCTTCACTAATCGTTGTTCGATAGCTTGAAGTCGAAAATAACCATGAATTTCCAACGAGGGCGTATCAACGATCCGGAGGAGATGGAATCAGGGATGAACAATTACTGCTCATCAAGTATGagatatatttataaataattaagttgTATACAGTATACACATCTCTctaaaaaaagaagaagttgAGATTATAGATTTATAACAGCAAACGAATTGACCTATTGGCCATGAAAGGACTAAAAACTTAATCCTACGTCAATGGAAAAAATTTATAACAGCAAACGAATTGACCTATTGGCCATGAAAGGACTAAAAACTTAATCCTACGTCAATGGAAAAAACTTCTACACAATTTCTATTTCATATCAGCAACtgtaaaatgatatatgatCCAAAATGATAGTTTCACTTTCTCCCTTGATTCGCTCCACCTTTGATGTCGATTTTGCAGTAGTAGACCCTTATCCTTATCAGTCTAATTAAAATCTTTCACATTTATACGGACGATTATGTATTGTAGTTTGTGAGTTTGATtttgttaataaaaaaattagaattggCCTAATTCAGGGCTTTTGATGATATATATTGTTATGATGTCGCAGCTCGCAACAACTGTtctttgatatatattatatactggATGAACTCTGATATTAATACAATAGTCTGTAAATCATGCTAGTCAGGTGAACAACTAATACAATATTTTGTAAATCATGTTAGTCAGGTGAACAACAGTGAACATTAGtttttaatgatatattttataatataatatagataaagatgctgatatttaatttacactatattattttataaatattctctatctttacttttttattttgtataagTTGATAATCCTTTGTTGTTTTTAGGTAATTTTGTTAATAACTCTCAATTCCTAAATAGATTGTCAAAAACTActaaaaaataatcatcaaacttgttgacattcataaatataaaataaaacataaataaaaattaaactattaTAAATTAAATGGACATATACTTTTAATATATGCTTTATTCCTCTCTCTTTTTCAAATCAAAAGATGTTTCATGCttgttttaataatattatcacATATTTCTTATTTTCTCATAAGATAGAAaactcaattctttcaattaatCACAATGTCCAATAAAAAGAAATATGAAGCTTAACAATCTTAGtatcttgaaataaaattttatttatcaatttatcatttaaatagTTTTGTAAAATCATTCATTTAAAAAGAAGCTtgcattaatatataattaagtgATGATTACcttttaaaatatatgaatCTTTTGTTAACATGAAAAtacattacatttaattttattttattttttgtaaatcaaCAAAAGAAAGTAACGGATGAATGGatcaagaaaagaaaaatgaaataataaacgatgttaatattttaaaaaataaataaaatcaaatggaatacatttaacaaaaaatataaacatcattcacttataaataaatatgtaaTATGTGGTATTTGAAACATGCGCAAAGCAGCAAAGGTGCATACGTCGATGCATTAAGATCCAGCTTGCAGCTCCTGTAGTGTGTATTGTGATATGCGGAGGAAGGGCGTCGTACTACATCGGGTAAACACGCACCATGCATCGGACATGAGGTCTATACGAATCCACCATGCATTTTGTGCGGGATCACATGTGCTACACCGAATGAAAATCGCCCGCGTAGCATAGCTTTTTCCTTATGATAGCGCTACTTCGGTATTTTTCGAATGAATATGTCGATTTGATTGTTTTTTCTAGCTAGTATTTGTTTCAATcaacttttaatattttaaacactcataaaatcaattatatatatgttcaaaaaataaaaaaattaagttgattttaataatgtaaatcaattatattttcaattaaaataatttctcatcaaattaatttaaaatgtatATACGTTTAAAAAATAATTCGCATAATTGTTAAAGTgaataataaaaatctcaagACGATTGCTtagtatatcttcatcacacAAGTTCTGCAGAGCCAAGATCCACAGTAGTCGTCCAAGTAGCTTTATATAATTAAAACCTGTACATTTGGATTAACTTGGTTGCAACGACGACGTTTTGCCGATCGCGCTCTCTGTATGTCTTTGCTATCTCCATAAGCATTAGAATTGTAATCTTGTAGCTTTGTTAATCTTGGAACATGAGTGTTATGCAACCGATCAATAATTATGTCTCattgtaatatatatatctcCACCATGTTCCAGATCTTGTATCCGAATCTTTTCTCAACATATCAATTTCTGATGTATTTCTTGTTTTTCCACACTTGATTTTGACATTTATAGCATCGGACACACTGAAGCTGTGTCCATTCGGCTCTGTGCTATACAGTTTCAATCTTTTTCTCTACGCTCGCTAACTTGTGATGCAATCGATGATTGGAATCTCTTTTAACAACAAATCGACACAGAAAAAATTACCCGACTAAGTTAttagatttttactttttttgtattttctcGCCGTTTTATGATATGGAGGTCCGATTTTTGTCTGAATATTTTTATGCCTTATATTTTGGGTACCCGACACTGCCCGAAAAATTTCGGGTACCCAAATGGAGTTAATTCGAACCTCAACGATTTGAATTTTGTGTGCCTCCTTCAAATTAATCAAGATTTAACCTTTGCGGTCTGGAACTGTTTCTTTTACTTGggatattattatattaatgcTTAGGAGTAAATGTATGGGTGCAGGAAAAGATGCAAACAACAAACTCCTCGGTAGAAGAAGATATGTTTCAGGTCAGAAAATTAGAGATCATGGACAAAAACAAAGGCTTCATTGAATTACTTCAACAGCTGACAGTTTGTGATTCCATATCCCATGAGGCATTCATAGAACGATTTCATGAACTTGCTAAATGTGGGGATGAACATATTATATGCGTGATTGAGGACTATAATTCAGGTAAGATTGTTGCCACCGGGAGTGTGTTTATTGAGAAGAAATTCATAAGGAATTGTGGAAAAGTTGGGCATATTGAAGATGTGGTGGTGGACTCTGTTGTTCGAGGTAAGCAATTAGGGAAGAGAATCGTTGATTTCCTCTCTGATCATGCTCGAGCCATGGGTTGTTACAAGGTGATTCTTGATTGCAGTGTTGAAAACATACCGTTTTATGAAAAATGTGGTTTCAAGAAGAAGGAAATTCAGATGGTGAAGTATTATGTTTGACTCGATGAGTTTTGATTGATGGAATTGCTATGCATTTCAATTTCTTCATTTTTAATCCATATAGATTTTGAAAGGGACTGTTATATTTCAAGACGGTCCAAAAGGAGCTAATTCGCGACAAtattcatgtatctatgtttttttttaaaaaaatttcaaatttgtatcTGTGTTTTCTGGTGTTAACAATTGTAGATCGCAAACAGTACAGTTCTCGTATTATCCAACAATTGCAACAAGTTTTCACGTGTTTCCATGATTATTTGGGGTTCTAATTATTCAATTTGGTGGAATAGCAACACCTGTACTGTTATACCTGTTGGCCATGAGTATCGTATTTGCATTATTTTGCTTGTGTGTGTGAATGGTGGTGAGAGAGTCCTACAATGAAcgatatcaaaatatttttttgcatTTTTCTCTTTTCCACTCTCAATATTGAAATTCCCCCTTTCAAAAACTTCTATCCTTTTCTTTTCAGTTTGTCTGGCTAACAAAACAGGCTTTGCTTGTTTGGTAGAATTATAGATTGAGTCTGTTTTTATGACCTCAAATTGATCACAGATTGTCAAGAAACATCTTGTGCTGTTATCATTTCTAAACGTTACTACAAAAATATTGGGCAAGCACAAGCACAATCACAAGCACAAGCACAAGCACAAATCTTATCATTGCAAATTGCTGGAGCTTTTTTTATTTGACCGACTATCCCTCTCAACCAATGAAAGCACATGGTCTTGTGGCATTAATATCACTTTCTATTTGTTATGGATCTTGACTCTCGAGCAGTGGCTCTTGCAAAATTTGTCTCTCATCCCCAGCTGAAGCCATTTAAATCCAATTGCTTGCAGTTTGAGACACCATCGTTTTCATCACCAGTGTTAAGGTCCAATTTTCTAGAAAAGAACGGAAGTTTCGACTCTGGCGATTTCTTGTGAGACTGTGAGTTGATTAAACCATTATTGTCCGTATTCTTgttgaaaaaattaatatttgtttCTGCCCCTTTAAACCTGTTCTCTAAGTAGTTGCTACCACCATTCCATTTGCTTCCTTCATGACATCCAATGCTCATTGATAAATTGTTGGACTTGGTTTCTAAGACAAGTGCATTGTCATTTACCCTGGGGAAAAACCCTCTGCTTTCTTTTTTGTCTTCGTGCCATCTGTTTTCAGGTTTCCTTCGCTCATTGTCATTTTCCCTTGATTCCTTCTGCGCTCTAAATTTTATAGGGCTCAATCCCATTGGCATATTGTACATTTCTTGGTCCCTCACAGAACCATCACATGAGGTTAAGCAACTCTCTATTGAACAATCTGCTGGCTGAGTTGTTTCTGCTTGCTGTAGGCACGAATCTGACAACTCTTTCACTCCGGGAAATACGGAATCAAGGCATTGTGTCGTAACTTTGGACACCAAGTCAGATAAATGAACCTTGGCAGTTTCCAGACTTATTGTTCCGACATTCTGTTTTCCAAGGGTTTCCTGTGCTTTCTCTAATACGCCTTGCAAATATTT is a window encoding:
- the LOC142551854 gene encoding glucosamine 6-phosphate N-acetyltransferase-like, which produces MQTTNSSVEEDMFQVRKLEIMDKNKGFIELLQQLTVCDSISHEAFIERFHELAKCGDEHIICVIEDYNSGKIVATGSVFIEKKFIRNCGKVGHIEDVVVDSVVRGKQLGKRIVDFLSDHARAMGCYKVILDCSVENIPFYEKCGFKKKEIQMVKYYV
- the LOC142551852 gene encoding myb-related protein 2-like isoform X1, which codes for MYRQHHNQGKIIQPSSRMSIPAERHLFLHGTNGAGDSGLVLSTDAKPRLKWTPDLHERFIEAVNQLGGAEKATPKSVLKLMGIQGLTLYHLKSHLQKYRLSKNLHGQANSGNNRTATGERINETSATHMSTHNIETQTTKNLHLGEAIQMQIEVQRRLHEQLEVQRHLQLRIEAQGKYLQGVLEKAQETLGKQNVGTISLETAKVHLSDLVSKVTTQCLDSVFPGVKELSDSCLQQAETTQPADCSIESCLTSCDGSVRDQEMYNMPMGLSPIKFRAQKESRENDNERRKPENRWHEDKKESRGFFPRVNDNALVLETKSNNLSMSIGCHEGSKWNGGSNYLENRFKGAETNINFFNKNTDNNGLINSQSHKKSPESKLPFFSRKLDLNTGDENDGVSNCKQLDLNGFSWG
- the LOC142551852 gene encoding myb-related protein 2-like isoform X2 — its product is MYRQHHNQGKIIQPSSRMSIPAERHLFLHGTNGAGDSGLVLSTDAKPRLKWTPDLHERFIEAVNQLGGAEKATPKSVLKLMGIQGLTLYHLKSHLQKYRLSKNLHGQANSGNNRTGERINETSATHMSTHNIETQTTKNLHLGEAIQMQIEVQRRLHEQLEVQRHLQLRIEAQGKYLQGVLEKAQETLGKQNVGTISLETAKVHLSDLVSKVTTQCLDSVFPGVKELSDSCLQQAETTQPADCSIESCLTSCDGSVRDQEMYNMPMGLSPIKFRAQKESRENDNERRKPENRWHEDKKESRGFFPRVNDNALVLETKSNNLSMSIGCHEGSKWNGGSNYLENRFKGAETNINFFNKNTDNNGLINSQSHKKSPESKLPFFSRKLDLNTGDENDGVSNCKQLDLNGFSWG